One Mangrovimonas cancribranchiae DNA segment encodes these proteins:
- a CDS encoding TonB-dependent receptor domain-containing protein, translating into MKSLFSLFLFFAGITIYAQTTVTGSVVDDSSQPIPGANVIIQGTSSGTMTDFDGAFSLTVDKEPPFTLKASSIGFESATIEVTSNNQNVSFVLNEGTSLDEVVISASRTPERIFESPVTVERFGLKEIKNTASADFYDGLENLKGVDINTNSLTFKSVNTRGFATFANTRFMQLVDGMDNSTPALNFPIGNLVGMNETDIQSVELLPGAASALYGANAFNGILFMRSKNPFDHQGISAYHKQGITSQDAAGDNTYRDSGIRMAYKFSDKFAAKVNFGWLKGTDWMANNMQGKPGTGNSRASLNYDGYNVYGDEVSTNIRDAAGGLGIVPNVDVSRTGYNEADLTDYNAESIKADWGLYYRPMGDDLEIQYIGKIGTGSTIYQGTNRYYIDGFTQQQHKLEVKNDNFFVRGYVVADKAGDSYDMVFTGININRAWKSNEQWFSEYINTYVGATLGGATDEQAHAAARNQAESGRLEPGTPAFQRTFNQVIADPDFSRGSQFKDASKYYHADANYNFSHLWDVVEVQVGGSFRQYSLNSSGTIYTDYDGNIDYNEFGVYTQLQKQLDLNESLKLKLTGSIRYDKSEFFDGFVSPRLSAGVTLNEDHNIRASYQTGFRNPTTQDLFIGLDAGRAILVGSAPDNLERYVRPHDSNTTGERIYQSGSAAYNNSYTLSSVLAFEAARKNGATVNEASSLLEIGNSEIVKPEKVTSFEVGYRGKLDRTIVDLSVYYNKYQDFISGENVAAPLIGDVGTTDAINSVDVNDYVIYQTYTNSPADVNAFGGSVGVSTKVLNNFDLSANYTYSKQDFDEDKYPDFRTNFNTPEHKVKLGLGNTDVFKNFGFNVAWRWSDHYKWQATFGDGEIPAYHTLDAQINYRVPSIKSSFKAGATNILGDEYFTAIGTGYIGSMYYLSWTINNL; encoded by the coding sequence ATGAAATCATTATTTTCACTATTTCTGTTCTTTGCTGGCATCACAATTTATGCCCAAACTACAGTTACTGGTTCAGTTGTGGATGACAGCTCCCAACCTATTCCTGGAGCCAATGTTATCATTCAAGGAACCTCGTCTGGTACTATGACTGACTTTGATGGAGCATTCTCTTTAACAGTTGATAAAGAACCACCTTTCACGCTTAAGGCAAGTAGCATAGGGTTTGAGTCGGCTACTATAGAAGTAACTTCAAACAATCAAAACGTTTCTTTTGTCCTTAATGAAGGGACTTCTTTAGATGAAGTCGTTATTTCGGCATCAAGAACGCCTGAACGTATTTTCGAATCTCCTGTAACAGTAGAGCGTTTTGGACTTAAAGAAATTAAAAACACAGCTTCTGCAGATTTTTACGACGGTTTAGAAAACCTTAAAGGCGTAGATATCAACACCAATAGTTTAACCTTCAAATCAGTTAACACACGTGGGTTTGCCACATTTGCTAATACACGCTTTATGCAGTTAGTAGACGGTATGGATAACTCTACACCAGCGTTAAACTTCCCTATTGGTAACCTAGTTGGTATGAATGAAACCGATATTCAGAGTGTCGAGCTTCTACCTGGTGCTGCTTCTGCATTATATGGAGCAAATGCCTTTAATGGTATTTTATTTATGAGAAGTAAAAACCCTTTCGATCATCAAGGTATTAGTGCTTACCACAAACAAGGTATCACCTCTCAAGATGCCGCTGGAGACAATACATATAGAGATTCAGGTATAAGAATGGCTTATAAGTTTAGTGATAAATTTGCGGCAAAAGTCAATTTTGGATGGTTAAAAGGAACCGACTGGATGGCAAACAATATGCAAGGAAAACCTGGGACAGGAAACTCTAGAGCCTCATTAAATTATGACGGTTACAATGTTTATGGTGATGAGGTGTCTACAAATATTAGAGATGCAGCTGGAGGTTTAGGCATTGTTCCAAATGTAGACGTGAGTAGAACTGGGTATAATGAAGCCGATTTAACCGATTACAATGCCGAAAGTATTAAAGCCGATTGGGGATTATATTATCGCCCAATGGGAGACGATTTAGAGATTCAATACATAGGTAAAATAGGAACAGGATCTACCATTTATCAAGGAACTAACCGCTATTATATTGATGGCTTTACGCAACAACAACACAAATTAGAAGTAAAAAACGACAACTTTTTTGTAAGAGGTTATGTAGTTGCCGATAAAGCTGGAGATTCTTATGACATGGTATTTACGGGTATTAACATTAACCGTGCTTGGAAGAGCAATGAACAATGGTTTAGCGAATATATTAACACCTATGTGGGAGCTACTTTAGGAGGTGCTACAGACGAACAAGCACATGCTGCAGCGAGAAATCAGGCTGAGTCTGGACGTTTAGAACCAGGAACGCCAGCTTTTCAAAGAACATTTAATCAAGTTATTGCAGATCCTGATTTTAGCAGGGGTTCACAATTTAAAGATGCTTCAAAATATTATCATGCCGATGCTAATTATAACTTTAGTCACTTATGGGATGTTGTTGAAGTACAAGTGGGAGGGTCTTTTAGACAATATAGCTTAAATTCTTCGGGAACTATTTACACCGATTACGATGGCAACATCGATTATAACGAATTTGGTGTTTACACCCAATTACAAAAACAATTAGATTTAAACGAATCTTTAAAACTTAAGCTAACAGGATCTATCCGTTACGATAAATCAGAATTTTTCGATGGTTTTGTATCACCAAGATTATCAGCCGGTGTTACACTTAACGAAGACCATAATATTAGAGCTTCTTACCAAACAGGATTTAGAAACCCTACCACCCAAGATTTATTTATTGGATTAGATGCTGGTCGTGCCATATTAGTTGGTTCTGCACCTGATAATTTAGAACGCTATGTAAGGCCTCATGACTCAAATACAACTGGTGAACGAATTTACCAAAGTGGTTCTGCTGCTTATAATAACTCCTACACCTTATCATCAGTTTTAGCATTTGAAGCTGCGAGAAAAAATGGAGCGACCGTTAATGAAGCTTCTTCGTTATTAGAAATTGGTAATTCTGAAATTGTTAAGCCAGAAAAAGTAACCTCTTTCGAAGTGGGTTACCGTGGTAAACTAGACAGAACTATCGTAGATTTAAGCGTATATTACAATAAATACCAAGATTTTATCTCTGGTGAAAATGTAGCTGCACCACTTATAGGTGATGTTGGTACTACTGATGCTATAAATTCTGTTGATGTTAATGACTATGTGATCTACCAAACCTATACTAACTCACCAGCCGATGTAAATGCCTTTGGTGGATCAGTTGGCGTATCAACAAAAGTACTTAACAACTTCGATTTAAGTGCTAACTACACTTACTCTAAACAAGATTTTGATGAAGACAAATATCCTGACTTTAGAACAAACTTTAACACACCAGAACACAAAGTGAAATTAGGTTTAGGTAACACCGATGTATTTAAAAACTTCGGATTTAATGTGGCTTGGAGATGGAGCGACCATTACAAATGGCAAGCTACATTTGGTGATGGAGAAATTCCAGCATACCACACCTTAGATGCACAAATTAACTACAGAGTACCTTCTATTAAATCATCATTTAAAGCAGGTGCAACTAATATATTAGGTGACGAATACTTTACAGCTATTGGTACAGGTTACATTGGTTCAATGTACTATTTATCATGGACAATTAACAACCTATAA
- the glmS gene encoding glutamine--fructose-6-phosphate transaminase (isomerizing) encodes MCGIVGYIGKREAYPIIIKGLKRLEYRGYDSAGIALYDGNNIKLCKTKGKVADLEQKIQQEISTDGTLGIGHTRWATHGVPNDVNSHPHYSNSGNLVIIHNGIIENYDALKQELIKRGYSFKSDTDTEVLVNLIEDVMKQEHIKLGKAVQVALNQVVGAYAIAVFDKNKPNEIVVARLGSPLAIGVGDDEFFIASDASPFIEYTKNAIYLEDEEMAIVRRGKDVKIRKIKDDSLVDPYMQELKLNLEQIEKGGYEHFMLKEIYEQPRAILDTFRGRLKTDQAIIKMVGVEDNMKKFLNANRIIIVACGTSWHAGLVAEYIFEDLARVPVEVEYASEFRYRNPVITENDIVIAISQSGETADTLAAIKLAKSKGAFVFGVCNVVGSSIARETDAGAYTHAGPEIGVASTKAFTTQITVLTLMALRLARAKGTISSSDYRHHLIELELIPEKVEKALQSDNNVKAIANIYKDAKNCLYLGRGYNFPVALEGALKLKEISYIHAEGYPAAEMKHGPIALIDENMPIVVIATKKGHYEKVVSNIQEIKSRKGKIIGVVTEGDTHVKELADHVIEIPETLESLSPLLTTIPLQLLSYHIAVMLGKNVDQPRNLAKSVTVE; translated from the coding sequence ATGTGCGGAATTGTTGGCTACATTGGTAAAAGAGAAGCTTACCCTATAATTATAAAAGGGCTTAAGCGACTTGAATATAGAGGTTATGATAGCGCCGGTATTGCATTATACGACGGCAACAACATAAAACTTTGTAAAACCAAAGGCAAAGTAGCCGACTTAGAGCAAAAAATACAACAAGAAATATCAACCGATGGAACCCTCGGAATTGGCCATACAAGATGGGCAACACATGGTGTCCCTAACGATGTAAACTCACATCCGCACTATTCAAATTCTGGGAACTTAGTTATCATTCACAATGGTATTATTGAAAACTACGACGCCCTAAAACAAGAGCTCATTAAAAGAGGATATTCTTTTAAATCTGACACAGACACCGAGGTTTTAGTTAACCTTATTGAAGATGTCATGAAACAAGAACATATTAAACTTGGCAAAGCCGTACAAGTTGCCTTAAACCAAGTTGTAGGAGCTTACGCCATTGCTGTTTTTGATAAAAACAAACCTAACGAAATAGTTGTAGCTAGACTTGGTAGCCCATTGGCTATTGGTGTAGGTGACGATGAATTCTTTATCGCCAGCGATGCTTCACCATTTATCGAATACACCAAAAATGCCATTTATTTAGAAGATGAGGAAATGGCCATTGTAAGACGTGGTAAAGACGTTAAAATTAGGAAAATTAAAGACGATTCTTTAGTCGATCCTTACATGCAAGAGTTAAAGCTTAACCTTGAACAAATTGAAAAAGGCGGCTACGAGCATTTCATGCTTAAAGAAATTTATGAGCAGCCCAGAGCTATTCTTGATACGTTTAGAGGACGCTTAAAAACAGACCAAGCCATTATTAAAATGGTTGGTGTTGAGGATAACATGAAAAAATTCCTGAATGCCAACAGAATTATTATTGTAGCTTGCGGAACATCTTGGCACGCTGGCTTAGTTGCCGAATATATTTTTGAAGATTTAGCAAGAGTTCCTGTTGAAGTGGAATATGCCTCAGAATTTAGATATAGAAACCCTGTAATTACCGAAAACGACATTGTTATTGCAATCTCACAATCGGGTGAAACAGCCGACACCTTAGCTGCCATTAAATTAGCAAAATCAAAAGGCGCTTTTGTTTTTGGTGTTTGTAATGTTGTAGGGTCATCTATTGCTAGAGAAACCGATGCAGGAGCATACACACACGCTGGACCAGAAATAGGTGTCGCTTCAACCAAGGCATTTACAACCCAAATTACCGTTCTAACTCTCATGGCTCTTAGATTAGCTAGAGCAAAAGGCACAATTTCTAGTTCCGATTACAGACATCATCTAATCGAACTTGAGCTTATCCCTGAAAAGGTTGAAAAAGCTTTACAATCAGATAATAACGTAAAAGCCATTGCAAATATTTATAAAGACGCTAAAAACTGCCTATATTTAGGTAGAGGCTATAACTTCCCCGTAGCTCTTGAAGGCGCTTTAAAACTAAAGGAAATTTCATATATCCACGCCGAAGGCTATCCTGCTGCCGAAATGAAACACGGCCCTATTGCTTTAATCGATGAAAACATGCCTATTGTAGTTATTGCTACCAAAAAAGGGCATTATGAAAAAGTGGTAAGCAATATACAGGAAATAAAGTCTAGAAAAGGTAAAATTATTGGCGTTGTTACCGAAGGAGATACACATGTTAAAGAACTTGCAGACCATGTTATCGAAATTCCTGAAACACTAGAGTCTTTATCACCATTACTTACTACAATTCCATTGCAATTACTTTCTTATCATATAGCAGTCATGTTGGGTAAAAATGTAGATCAACCTAGAAATTTAGCTAAGTCTGTAACGGTGGAGTAA
- a CDS encoding DUF4270 domain-containing protein, with protein sequence MKKFTQILKPVLALVILAITFIACDKDYTSLESDIQGVQNFDVVTEKFPVTAYNQKMGPVQTDNLSSNLLGVYDDPIYGKTTASIVTQLVPTSNNYNPDFGENPQVESVILNIPYYSTRIETDNEGNSTYKLDSLFGTEPIKIFIYKNDYFLADYNSESDFSEDEKYYSNANQTINFDSHNAELLYKNEDFLPNASEHLIEVLDENGDVVETNRLTPSLRVHLEDLPEENPNPFFWHELFFQNQDSPVLSNANNFKNFFRGLYLRVEPVNDDGLSFMLDFNNTSASLTLLYTNDDSAPNELLDYTMRFANVNRLNLFENDPSNTIIENAANNANQIDGDETLYLKGGEGAFAVIDLFAGEDNNGVEDGDGLSDNYEAFLASFIDERGHAKKLINEASITFHVDQTIVNGKEPDRVTLYDLKNNVPIADYYYDTNTNSVNPQYSRNQFSRVLERNESNEGVKYKISVTEHLNNIIHRDSTNLKLGLFVTTNIENTTISDVLNEDYTVSNGTVLSPRGTAIYGSNTNVPEDKRLQLEINYTDPNQ encoded by the coding sequence ATGAAAAAGTTTACCCAAATATTAAAACCTGTATTAGCATTAGTAATACTTGCTATTACATTTATTGCTTGCGACAAAGATTACACCTCACTTGAAAGCGATATTCAAGGTGTTCAAAACTTTGATGTTGTTACAGAAAAATTTCCTGTAACAGCTTACAATCAAAAAATGGGACCTGTACAAACAGATAACCTTAGTTCTAACTTACTTGGTGTTTACGACGATCCTATTTATGGAAAAACAACAGCAAGTATTGTAACACAACTAGTACCAACATCCAATAATTATAATCCAGATTTTGGAGAAAATCCGCAAGTTGAATCTGTTATATTAAACATACCTTATTACAGTACAAGAATAGAAACAGATAATGAAGGTAACTCAACTTACAAACTAGATTCTTTATTTGGAACAGAACCCATAAAAATTTTCATTTATAAAAATGATTATTTCTTAGCAGATTACAATTCGGAAAGTGATTTTTCTGAAGATGAAAAATATTACTCAAACGCCAACCAAACAATTAACTTTGATAGTCATAATGCTGAATTACTATATAAAAATGAAGACTTTTTACCAAACGCCTCAGAGCATTTAATCGAAGTTTTAGATGAAAATGGCGATGTTGTCGAAACCAATAGATTAACACCTAGCTTAAGAGTTCACTTAGAAGACCTTCCCGAAGAAAATCCAAATCCTTTTTTTTGGCATGAACTCTTTTTTCAAAATCAAGACTCTCCAGTATTAAGTAATGCTAATAATTTTAAAAATTTCTTTAGAGGCTTATACTTACGTGTTGAACCTGTAAATGATGATGGATTATCTTTCATGCTTGATTTTAACAATACCTCTGCATCTCTTACATTACTTTACACCAATGACGATTCTGCCCCTAATGAGCTACTCGACTACACTATGAGATTTGCTAATGTTAATAGATTAAACTTATTTGAAAACGACCCTAGTAATACCATAATCGAAAATGCAGCAAACAATGCCAACCAAATAGATGGCGATGAAACGCTTTACTTAAAAGGCGGCGAAGGTGCTTTTGCAGTTATAGACCTTTTTGCTGGAGAAGATAATAATGGTGTTGAAGATGGTGATGGGCTTTCTGATAATTACGAGGCTTTTTTGGCTTCATTTATAGATGAAAGAGGTCACGCAAAAAAACTTATAAACGAGGCAAGCATTACTTTTCATGTCGATCAAACAATTGTAAATGGTAAGGAACCAGATAGAGTTACTTTGTACGATTTAAAAAACAATGTTCCTATTGCCGATTATTATTACGACACCAACACCAATAGTGTAAACCCTCAATACTCGAGAAATCAATTTTCTAGAGTTTTGGAACGAAATGAAAGCAATGAAGGAGTAAAATATAAAATTAGTGTAACAGAACACTTAAACAATATAATTCACAGAGACTCCACAAATTTAAAGTTAGGATTATTCGTTACAACAAACATAGAAAACACAACTATTTCAGATGTTTTAAACGAAGATTATACCGTATCTAACGGTACTGTTCTATCACCAAGAGGAACCGCAATATATGGTAGTAATACCAATGTTCCTGAAGATAAAAGATTACAATTAGAAATAAATTACACAGACCCTAATCAATAA
- a CDS encoding glycogen/starch synthase: MKDKRILYVSSEVVPYLPETEISSMSFEAPRMVNQQGGQIRIFMPRYGNINERRHQLHEVIRLSGINLVINDLDMPLIIKVASIPKERIQVYFIDNDEYFKRKATLTDEDGNLFPDNDERAIFFAKGVIETVKKLNWAPDIIHVHGWLASLLPLYLKEYYKGEPLFNESKIVTSIYNQSFDGTLNKDMQNKIKFDDIEDDAIKVLEKPTYNNIMKLAIDYSDALIVGSEEIPEEITQYLDDSQKPVLEYKTKDEFGEAYTEFYNTKVLG, from the coding sequence ATGAAAGATAAGAGGATATTGTATGTATCATCTGAAGTAGTTCCTTATTTACCAGAAACCGAAATTTCTTCTATGTCGTTTGAAGCACCTCGTATGGTGAATCAACAAGGCGGTCAAATTAGAATCTTCATGCCTCGATACGGCAACATTAATGAAAGAAGACACCAATTACACGAAGTTATAAGGCTTTCCGGAATAAATTTGGTAATCAACGATTTAGACATGCCTCTTATTATCAAAGTTGCCTCTATTCCTAAAGAACGTATTCAAGTTTATTTTATAGATAACGATGAGTATTTTAAAAGAAAAGCTACTTTAACAGATGAAGATGGTAATTTGTTCCCAGACAACGATGAACGCGCCATATTTTTTGCAAAAGGTGTTATTGAAACCGTTAAAAAATTAAATTGGGCACCCGATATTATTCATGTTCATGGTTGGTTAGCTTCTTTATTACCACTTTACCTAAAAGAATATTACAAAGGCGAACCTTTATTTAATGAAAGTAAAATTGTTACATCAATATACAATCAAAGTTTTGATGGCACGTTAAATAAAGACATGCAGAATAAAATAAAGTTTGATGATATTGAGGATGATGCCATTAAAGTTTTAGAAAAACCAACATACAACAACATCATGAAATTAGCCATAGACTATTCTGATGCTTTAATTGTTGGGTCTGAAGAAATTCCAGAAGAAATCACTCAGTATCTTGACGACTCTCAAAAACCTGTATTGGAATATAAAACCAAAGATGAATTTGGCGAGGCCTACACAGAGTTTTACAACACTAAGGTTTTAGGTTAA
- the panC gene encoding pantoate--beta-alanine ligase: protein MKIFYNREEVAYVVKDLKATGKTIGFVPTMGALHEGHLSLIEAALKQNCIVFVSIFVNPTQFNNQEDLKKYPRDLNADVELLSSLSECIYVYAPSVDDIYQEKVASDKFNFNGLDQAMEGRFREGHFNGVATVVKRFFEIITPDNAYFGKKDYQQLLIIKKLVHIAKIPVNIIGCDILRESSGLAMSSRNIRLKPEYKTAAPFIYKTLMSAKEKFGTKSAKVVVEWVENQFEKHELLELEYFTIADAETLLPVKRKSKQKQYRAFIAVYADNIRLIDNIALN from the coding sequence GTGAAAATTTTTTATAATAGAGAAGAAGTTGCTTATGTTGTTAAAGACTTAAAAGCAACAGGGAAAACCATAGGTTTTGTACCTACAATGGGGGCGCTTCATGAGGGGCATTTATCTTTAATAGAAGCAGCATTAAAGCAAAATTGCATAGTGTTTGTAAGTATTTTTGTTAATCCAACGCAGTTTAATAACCAAGAGGATTTAAAAAAATACCCTAGAGATTTAAATGCTGATGTTGAGTTATTGTCTTCTTTGTCAGAGTGTATCTATGTGTATGCGCCATCTGTCGATGATATCTACCAAGAAAAGGTCGCATCAGATAAATTTAACTTTAATGGACTTGACCAAGCCATGGAAGGTAGGTTTAGAGAAGGCCATTTTAATGGTGTAGCTACAGTAGTTAAGCGTTTTTTTGAAATTATAACACCAGACAACGCTTATTTTGGAAAGAAAGATTATCAGCAATTACTTATTATAAAAAAACTTGTTCACATTGCTAAAATTCCTGTAAATATTATAGGTTGCGATATTCTTCGAGAGTCTTCAGGCTTAGCTATGAGCTCAAGAAATATTAGGCTTAAACCAGAATATAAAACTGCTGCGCCTTTTATTTATAAAACGCTAATGTCTGCCAAAGAAAAGTTTGGCACAAAAAGTGCTAAAGTAGTAGTGGAATGGGTTGAAAATCAGTTTGAAAAGCATGAGTTGCTCGAGCTTGAGTATTTCACTATAGCTGATGCTGAAACCTTATTGCCAGTAAAACGTAAATCAAAACAAAAACAATATAGGGCGTTTATAGCAGTATATGCAGATAATATTAGACTGATTGATAATATAGCCCTAAATTAA
- the panD gene encoding aspartate 1-decarboxylase, whose protein sequence is MQIQVVKSKIHRVQCTGADLNYIGSITIDEDLMDAANIIQGEKVQIVNNNNGERLETYAIPGPRNSGEITLNGAAARKVAVGDVLILITYGFMDIEKAKTFKPSLVFPDEATNLLK, encoded by the coding sequence ATGCAAATACAAGTAGTAAAATCGAAGATACATAGAGTACAATGTACCGGCGCAGATCTTAACTATATTGGTAGTATAACTATAGATGAAGATTTAATGGATGCTGCCAACATTATACAAGGTGAGAAAGTTCAAATTGTAAATAATAACAATGGCGAACGCCTTGAAACTTATGCTATTCCTGGACCAAGAAATAGCGGTGAAATTACGCTAAACGGTGCTGCTGCAAGAAAAGTAGCCGTTGGAGATGTGTTAATTTTAATTACTTATGGTTTTATGGATATTGAAAAAGCTAAAACCTTTAAACCATCACTTGTTTTTCCAGACGAGGCTACTAACTTATTAAAATAG
- a CDS encoding lysylphosphatidylglycerol synthase transmembrane domain-containing protein, producing the protein MNSKAKRLIKLLLPLLLGVVLVWYSLSKISISTLISYFKNANYLWVIVGVFFGVLSHFSRAYRWKYLLEPLGYKPKFLNSAMAVFSGYLINYTIPRAGEVTRATVLTNYEKVPFEKSIGTIVSERVADMIVLLLIIAVTLLLEFDFIYNLLIDKFNPKKVVLGLFILIILGGFMVVYFKKSTSKLAIKVRGFVAGLIEGVLSIFKMKHKWAFIFHTLFIWTMYILMFYVTSFSIEEIQPIPFSAILVGFITATFSIAATNGGVGSYPEAVVIAFLLFSLPEEPSRAFGWIMWSSQTIMLVLLGGISLVFLPFYNKKQSAKPKTSR; encoded by the coding sequence GTGAATAGTAAAGCCAAGCGTTTAATTAAGCTTTTATTGCCACTTCTTTTAGGAGTGGTTTTAGTTTGGTATTCACTTTCTAAAATATCTATCTCAACACTTATTAGTTACTTTAAAAATGCCAATTACTTATGGGTAATTGTTGGTGTGTTTTTTGGTGTTTTAAGTCATTTCTCTAGAGCGTATCGTTGGAAATACTTATTAGAGCCACTTGGGTATAAGCCTAAGTTTTTAAACAGTGCTATGGCAGTGTTTTCTGGGTACTTAATAAACTATACCATTCCCAGAGCTGGAGAGGTAACACGAGCCACTGTATTAACTAACTACGAGAAAGTTCCTTTTGAAAAAAGTATAGGAACCATTGTATCTGAACGTGTTGCCGATATGATTGTTTTATTACTTATCATTGCCGTTACGCTACTTTTAGAATTCGACTTCATTTACAACTTACTTATTGACAAATTCAATCCTAAAAAAGTTGTTTTAGGGTTGTTCATCCTAATTATTTTAGGAGGTTTTATGGTAGTTTACTTTAAAAAAAGCACCTCTAAATTGGCTATTAAAGTAAGAGGGTTTGTAGCGGGTTTAATAGAAGGTGTTTTAAGTATTTTTAAAATGAAACATAAATGGGCGTTCATTTTTCATACATTGTTTATTTGGACCATGTATATACTTATGTTTTATGTAACATCATTTTCAATTGAAGAGATCCAACCCATACCTTTTTCAGCTATTTTAGTTGGTTTTATTACAGCCACTTTTAGCATTGCAGCAACAAATGGCGGTGTTGGGTCTTATCCAGAAGCCGTGGTAATTGCCTTTTTATTGTTTAGTTTACCCGAAGAGCCAAGTCGTGCGTTTGGATGGATCATGTGGTCTTCGCAAACCATAATGCTTGTCTTGTTAGGAGGGATATCATTAGTATTTTTACCATTTTACAACAAAAAGCAGTCTGCCAAACCTAAAACAAGCCGTTAA
- a CDS encoding alpha/beta hydrolase-fold protein → MKNLIYILVLVCSTQFTFSQVDYQMLFSEKLGEERELKIQLPRGYSDNTDKSYPLIIVFDGDYMFEVVAGNVDYYSYWDDMPEAIVVGINQLDKRYDDCLYSEQNSLPVETGVSFFEFIGMELVPYLEKNYRTENFKMAVGHGETANFINYYLLKGQPLFQGYVVLSPDLAPDMISYIPEKLQKVESKIFYYLASSKNDVSHIKDVTGTLDAEINKLENKNILYNYRNFEDPTHYAVPAYAIPDALMKTFFVYQPISKKEYKETILKLESSPVEYLEEKYQMIEDLFGIEKQILVNDFRAISAAIEKNEQYEYYEALGKLARKEYPEAILGSYYLARFYEETNEPKKAMKTYQSAYVLEELGGITKDEVLERADRIKADFGY, encoded by the coding sequence ATGAAAAATCTAATCTATATTTTAGTGCTTGTATGTAGTACACAATTTACCTTTTCACAAGTTGATTATCAAATGCTTTTCTCTGAAAAATTAGGAGAAGAACGCGAATTAAAAATACAATTACCACGAGGATATAGTGATAATACCGATAAAAGCTACCCGCTTATTATTGTCTTTGACGGCGATTATATGTTTGAAGTTGTAGCAGGAAATGTCGATTATTATTCCTATTGGGATGACATGCCCGAAGCTATTGTAGTTGGAATTAATCAACTAGATAAAAGATATGACGATTGTTTATACTCCGAACAAAATTCCCTGCCAGTTGAAACAGGCGTAAGTTTTTTCGAGTTTATTGGAATGGAATTAGTGCCTTATTTGGAAAAAAACTACAGAACAGAAAACTTTAAAATGGCTGTTGGGCATGGAGAAACAGCAAATTTTATAAACTATTACTTACTTAAAGGACAGCCGTTATTTCAAGGATATGTAGTATTATCGCCAGATTTGGCACCAGATATGATTAGCTATATTCCAGAGAAGTTACAAAAAGTAGAATCTAAGATTTTTTACTATTTAGCATCTTCAAAAAACGATGTTAGTCATATTAAAGATGTAACTGGAACATTAGATGCCGAAATAAACAAATTAGAAAACAAAAACATCTTATACAATTATCGCAATTTCGAAGATCCAACACATTATGCCGTCCCGGCATATGCTATTCCAGACGCCTTAATGAAGACCTTCTTTGTTTACCAACCTATAAGCAAGAAAGAATATAAAGAAACCATTTTAAAACTTGAATCTTCTCCTGTTGAATATTTAGAAGAAAAATACCAAATGATTGAAGATCTTTTTGGTATAGAAAAGCAAATTTTAGTTAACGATTTTAGAGCCATTTCAGCAGCCATCGAAAAAAACGAGCAATACGAATACTACGAAGCGCTTGGTAAATTAGCTAGAAAAGAATATCCCGAAGCCATTTTAGGAAGTTATTATTTAGCGCGTTTTTACGAAGAAACCAACGAACCTAAAAAAGCCATGAAAACATACCAATCAGCTTATGTTTTAGAAGAACTTGGCGGTATTACCAAAGACGAAGTATTGGAAAGAGCAGATCGAATTAAAGCAGATTTTGGATATTAA